The window TGCTCACGGTTTACGAGAAGAAGGGACGCCTGCGGGGGTTGAAGCTGGCTTTCGTCGGCGACGGCAACAACGTGGCGACCGCCCTGCTTTACATCTGCGCCATGCTGGGGATGGACTTCGCCATCGCCACGCCTCCGGGCTATATGCTGAAGGAGGCCGTCATCGAACGGGGGAAGGCTTTCGCGGCCCGCAGCGGGAGCCGCCTGCTCTTCACCTACGATCCGGCGGAGGCGGTGCGGGACGCGGACATCATCTACACGGACGTATGGGCCAGCATGGGCCAGGAGGCGGAGGCGGAGGTCCGGCGTCGGGTGTTCCCGCCCTATCAGGTCAACGCCGCCCTGGTGGCGAAGGCGCGGCCGGATGTCATCGTGATGCATTGCCTGCCGGCCCATCGGGGCGAGGAGATCACCGATGAGGTGGCCGATGGCCCGCACTCGGTGATCTTCGATCAGGCGGAGAACCGCCTCCATGCCCAGAAAGCCCTGCTGGTCCGGCTGCTCGCCGGTTAGGCCGGGGAAGC is drawn from Thermoflexus hugenholtzii and contains these coding sequences:
- the argF gene encoding ornithine carbamoyltransferase gives rise to the protein MGSLRHFISLVDWAPEEIEALILDAARMKAEWKAGVRPTPLAGKTLGMIFQKPSLRTRVSFEMAMRHLGGDAIYLSPQEVGLGQRESVADVTRVLSRYVDAIMARVFAHSILEEMARYATVPVINGLSDDEHPCQALGDMLTVYEKKGRLRGLKLAFVGDGNNVATALLYICAMLGMDFAIATPPGYMLKEAVIERGKAFAARSGSRLLFTYDPAEAVRDADIIYTDVWASMGQEAEAEVRRRVFPPYQVNAALVAKARPDVIVMHCLPAHRGEEITDEVADGPHSVIFDQAENRLHAQKALLVRLLAG